The following DNA comes from Candidatus Aegiribacteria sp..
TGGATTTTCGGATATGGATCCTGTCCCTATCAGCAGTAATCCTCATGCCTCCTGGAAGAATATGATACCCGTTCTTCTTTTCCAGAATCCACCTGTCGGTTTTTTCAATCTCCAGTTTTCCACCCCTGGGACGATCACTAACAGCCCAGAGAATTCCCAGCCTTACCGCTCTTGGTAAAACCTGATACTGTTCTCTCCGGAATGAATCTCCATCAAGAAGTTCGTCAAGAGAATCGTCAATAATGCTGTCAGCGATATCCCTCCATTGTGAAAGGTTAGCTGAAGATCTGGCAATAGCACTCGTGCTTCCCGGCGATATCGATTCGAGAACAGGAATCACTTCATGCCGAATCCGATTTCTGAGAAACGAATTTTCCTGATTCGTCGGGTCTTCAATCCAGTTCTGACCGATTACTTCAAGGTACTCACGAAGTTCACCGCGAGTAAAATCAAGCAGCGGTCTCCGAACGGGACCCGTCCCGACGTAATCCATCCCTCCCAAGCCTCTGAGACCTGCTCCCTCAAGCAATCTCATCAGCAGTGTTTCAGCCCTGTCAGATGCAGTATGCC
Coding sequences within:
- the tilS gene encoding tRNA lysidine(34) synthetase TilS: RLLHQFANHMDWKLAVLHIDHHARPESGEDAAFVKDLADEMNLKCIASAISPPESGSPEGYFSAERNRIYCEYASESVLVTTGHTASDRAETLLMRLLEGAGLRGLGGMDYVGTGPVRRPLLDFTRGELREYLEVIGQNWIEDPTNQENSFLRNRIRHEVIPVLESISPGSTSAIARSSANLSQWRDIADSIIDDSLDELLDGDSFRREQYQVLPRAVRLGILWAVSDRPRGGKLEIEKTDRWILEKKNGYHILPGGMRITADRDRIHIRKSIRSTERKRIDE